The Glycine max cultivar Williams 82 chromosome 12, Glycine_max_v4.0, whole genome shotgun sequence genome window below encodes:
- the LOC100817870 gene encoding receptor-like serine/threonine-protein kinase NCRK isoform X1, producing MKPQLKIALALVISLLWIQHSFCDENSETSSLNKWRCRCSFQGNQSYSLANCSKSCDCHSDSEESASVWTCVCDSNGFPQVAADGRSSNCFSTCNCTWGTVSRPGGSKKHVSSKIVVVILLICVICTTMAFLVSLICHVYRKDRCTIQSPIFSTDKETSSGSTTNLISHRSGASSVPETKYAINSPIYHITGCFQKASFLFGSPKETYHGNIFPFSLAELENATENFSSSNLIGVGGSSYVYLGRLKDGSNVAVKRLKDQGGPEADSAFFKEIELLARLHHCHLVPLLGYCSELKGKHVQRLLVFDYMANGNLRDCLDGVSGKHIDWATRVMIAIGAARGLEYLHEAAAPRILHRDVKSTNILLDENWQAKITDLGMAKNLRSDDLPSCSNSPARMQGTFGYFAPEYAIVGRASLESDVFSFGVVLLELISGRHPIHKSTGKEESLVIWATPRFQDSRRVITELVDPQLKGNFPEEEVQVMAYLAKECLLLDPDTRPTMSEVVQILSSISPGKSRRRRNIPASLFQEPEDAQKQRQAPPSKFPTHSSMPIYNDHNLSVENKNKAEDALSAEYMESLILLTSKSDGSCASEEEIVDLTEPRFESFCITNGNVP from the exons ATGAAGCCACAGCTCAAAATTGCTCTTGCTTTAGTTATTAGCTTGCTTTGGATTCAGCACTCATTTTGTG ATGAAAATTCTGAGACATCTAGCTTAAACAAGTGGAGATGTAGATGTTCTTTCCAAGGGAACCAGAGCTACTCTCTTGCTAATTGTTCAAAGTCATGTGATTGCCACTCAG ATTCTGAAGAGAGTGCATCTGTATGGACATGCGTATGTGATTCCAATGGATTTCCCCAAGTGGCAGCTGATGGTCGTAGCTCTAATTGCTTTAGCACTTGCAACTGCACTTGGG GAACCGTCAGCAGGCCGGGAGGTTCAAAGAAGCATGTTTCCAGCAAGATTGTTGTAGTTATACTATTAATATGTGTTATATGCACAACCATGGCATTTCTTGTCTCACTTATATGCCATGTCTACCGAAAGGACAGATGtacaattcaatcaccaataTTCTCAACAGATAAGGAAACAAGTAGTGGTAGTACCACCAACTTAATTAGTCATAGATCAGGGGCTTCTTCAGTGCCAGAAACAAAATATGCAATAAATTCTCCAATTTATCATATCACAG GTTGTTTTCAGAAAGCCTCTTTCTTATTTGGGAGCCCAAAAGAAACTTATCATGGGaatatttttccattttcattAGCTGAACTGGAAAATGCAACAGAAAACTTTTCATCTTCCAACCTAATTGGGGTAGGGGGAAGTAGTTATGTATACCTTGGTCGGCTGAAAGATGGTAGCAATGTGGCAGTTAAACGACTAAAAGACCAAGGAGGGCCAGAAGCAGACTCTGCATTTTTCAAGGAG ATTGAACTATTAGCTAGACTTCACCATTGTCATTTGGTTCCTTTGCTTGGATACTGCTCCGAGTTAAAAGGAAAACATGTTCAGAGATTACTAGTATTTGACTACATGGCCAATGGAAATTTGAGGGACTGTTTAGATGGAGTTTCTGGAAAACATATCGATTGGGCCACTCGTGTTATGATTGCAATAGGAGCTGCAAGGGGCTTGGAGTATCTCCATGAAGCAGCTGCTCCAAGAATTCTTCATAGAGATGTCAAATCAACTAACATTCTTCTGGATGAAAATTGGCAAGCAAAA ATAACTGATCTTGGCATGGCTAAAAACTTGAGATCTGATGACCTCCCCAGCTGTTCAAATTCTCCAGCAAGAATGCAGGGAACATTTGGCTATTTTGCACCTGAGTATGCCATTGTTGGTAGAGCTTCTCTTGAGTCAGACGTCTTTAGTTTTGGGGTGGTTCTTCTTGAGCTTATCAGTGGTCGCCATCCCATCCATAAATCTACAGGCAAAGAAGAAAGCCTCGTTATATgg GCTACACCTCGCTTCCAGGATAGTAGGCGAGTAATAACGGAGTTGGTTGATCCCCAATTGAAAGGAAACTTCCCAGAAGAAGAGGTGCAGGTAATGGCATACTTAGCAAAGGAGTGTTTGCTGCTGGATCCCGACACTCGACCAACCATGAGCGAGGTTGTTCAGATTCTTTCGAGTATTTCCCCGGGAAAATCTAGGAGGAGAAGAAACATTCCAGCCAGCCTCTTTCAG GAACCAGAAGATGCACAAAAGCAAAGGCAAGCTCCACCTAGTAAATTTCCAACACATAGTTCAATGCCAATATATAATGATCACAATCTTTCTGTTGAGAACAAAAATAAAGCAGAAGATGCACTTTCAGCTGAGTATATGGAGAGTTTGATCCTCTTGACTTCGAAATCTGATGGCTCTTGTGCATCAGAAGAGGAAATAGTAGACCTGACTGAGCCTAGGTTTGAATCATTTTGCATCACAAATGGCAATGTCCCATGA
- the LOC100817870 gene encoding receptor-like serine/threonine-protein kinase NCRK isoform X2, translating to MKPQLKIALALVISLLWIQHSFCDENSETSSLNKWRCRCSFQGNQSYSLANCSKSCDCHSGTVSRPGGSKKHVSSKIVVVILLICVICTTMAFLVSLICHVYRKDRCTIQSPIFSTDKETSSGSTTNLISHRSGASSVPETKYAINSPIYHITGCFQKASFLFGSPKETYHGNIFPFSLAELENATENFSSSNLIGVGGSSYVYLGRLKDGSNVAVKRLKDQGGPEADSAFFKEIELLARLHHCHLVPLLGYCSELKGKHVQRLLVFDYMANGNLRDCLDGVSGKHIDWATRVMIAIGAARGLEYLHEAAAPRILHRDVKSTNILLDENWQAKITDLGMAKNLRSDDLPSCSNSPARMQGTFGYFAPEYAIVGRASLESDVFSFGVVLLELISGRHPIHKSTGKEESLVIWATPRFQDSRRVITELVDPQLKGNFPEEEVQVMAYLAKECLLLDPDTRPTMSEVVQILSSISPGKSRRRRNIPASLFQEPEDAQKQRQAPPSKFPTHSSMPIYNDHNLSVENKNKAEDALSAEYMESLILLTSKSDGSCASEEEIVDLTEPRFESFCITNGNVP from the exons ATGAAGCCACAGCTCAAAATTGCTCTTGCTTTAGTTATTAGCTTGCTTTGGATTCAGCACTCATTTTGTG ATGAAAATTCTGAGACATCTAGCTTAAACAAGTGGAGATGTAGATGTTCTTTCCAAGGGAACCAGAGCTACTCTCTTGCTAATTGTTCAAAGTCATGTGATTGCCACTCAG GAACCGTCAGCAGGCCGGGAGGTTCAAAGAAGCATGTTTCCAGCAAGATTGTTGTAGTTATACTATTAATATGTGTTATATGCACAACCATGGCATTTCTTGTCTCACTTATATGCCATGTCTACCGAAAGGACAGATGtacaattcaatcaccaataTTCTCAACAGATAAGGAAACAAGTAGTGGTAGTACCACCAACTTAATTAGTCATAGATCAGGGGCTTCTTCAGTGCCAGAAACAAAATATGCAATAAATTCTCCAATTTATCATATCACAG GTTGTTTTCAGAAAGCCTCTTTCTTATTTGGGAGCCCAAAAGAAACTTATCATGGGaatatttttccattttcattAGCTGAACTGGAAAATGCAACAGAAAACTTTTCATCTTCCAACCTAATTGGGGTAGGGGGAAGTAGTTATGTATACCTTGGTCGGCTGAAAGATGGTAGCAATGTGGCAGTTAAACGACTAAAAGACCAAGGAGGGCCAGAAGCAGACTCTGCATTTTTCAAGGAG ATTGAACTATTAGCTAGACTTCACCATTGTCATTTGGTTCCTTTGCTTGGATACTGCTCCGAGTTAAAAGGAAAACATGTTCAGAGATTACTAGTATTTGACTACATGGCCAATGGAAATTTGAGGGACTGTTTAGATGGAGTTTCTGGAAAACATATCGATTGGGCCACTCGTGTTATGATTGCAATAGGAGCTGCAAGGGGCTTGGAGTATCTCCATGAAGCAGCTGCTCCAAGAATTCTTCATAGAGATGTCAAATCAACTAACATTCTTCTGGATGAAAATTGGCAAGCAAAA ATAACTGATCTTGGCATGGCTAAAAACTTGAGATCTGATGACCTCCCCAGCTGTTCAAATTCTCCAGCAAGAATGCAGGGAACATTTGGCTATTTTGCACCTGAGTATGCCATTGTTGGTAGAGCTTCTCTTGAGTCAGACGTCTTTAGTTTTGGGGTGGTTCTTCTTGAGCTTATCAGTGGTCGCCATCCCATCCATAAATCTACAGGCAAAGAAGAAAGCCTCGTTATATgg GCTACACCTCGCTTCCAGGATAGTAGGCGAGTAATAACGGAGTTGGTTGATCCCCAATTGAAAGGAAACTTCCCAGAAGAAGAGGTGCAGGTAATGGCATACTTAGCAAAGGAGTGTTTGCTGCTGGATCCCGACACTCGACCAACCATGAGCGAGGTTGTTCAGATTCTTTCGAGTATTTCCCCGGGAAAATCTAGGAGGAGAAGAAACATTCCAGCCAGCCTCTTTCAG GAACCAGAAGATGCACAAAAGCAAAGGCAAGCTCCACCTAGTAAATTTCCAACACATAGTTCAATGCCAATATATAATGATCACAATCTTTCTGTTGAGAACAAAAATAAAGCAGAAGATGCACTTTCAGCTGAGTATATGGAGAGTTTGATCCTCTTGACTTCGAAATCTGATGGCTCTTGTGCATCAGAAGAGGAAATAGTAGACCTGACTGAGCCTAGGTTTGAATCATTTTGCATCACAAATGGCAATGTCCCATGA
- the LOC100817870 gene encoding receptor-like serine/threonine-protein kinase NCRK isoform X3, which produces MKPQLKIALALVISLLWIQHSFCDENSETSSLNKWRCRCSFQGNQSYSLANCSKSCDCHSDSEESASVWTCVCDSNGFPQVAADGRSSNCFSTCNCTWGTVSRPGGSKKHVSSKIVVVILLICVICTTMAFLVSLICHVYRKDRCTIQSPIFSTDKETSSGSTTNLISHRSGASSVPETKYAINSPIYHITGCFQKASFLFGSPKETYHGNIFPFSLAELENATENFSSSNLIGVGGSSYVYLGRLKDGSNVAVKRLKDQGGPEADSAFFKEIELLARLHHCHLVPLLGYCSELKGKHVQRLLVFDYMANGNLRDCLDGVSGKHIDWATRVMIAIGAARGLEYLHEAAAPRILHRDVKSTNILLDENWQAKITDLGMAKNLRSDDLPSCSNSPARMQGTFGYFAPEYAIVGRASLESDVFSFGVVLLELISGRHPIHKSTGKEESLVIWATPRFQDSRRVITELVDPQLKGNFPEEEVQVMAYLAKECLLLDPDTRPTMSEVVQILSSISPGKSRRRRNIPASLFQLLS; this is translated from the exons ATGAAGCCACAGCTCAAAATTGCTCTTGCTTTAGTTATTAGCTTGCTTTGGATTCAGCACTCATTTTGTG ATGAAAATTCTGAGACATCTAGCTTAAACAAGTGGAGATGTAGATGTTCTTTCCAAGGGAACCAGAGCTACTCTCTTGCTAATTGTTCAAAGTCATGTGATTGCCACTCAG ATTCTGAAGAGAGTGCATCTGTATGGACATGCGTATGTGATTCCAATGGATTTCCCCAAGTGGCAGCTGATGGTCGTAGCTCTAATTGCTTTAGCACTTGCAACTGCACTTGGG GAACCGTCAGCAGGCCGGGAGGTTCAAAGAAGCATGTTTCCAGCAAGATTGTTGTAGTTATACTATTAATATGTGTTATATGCACAACCATGGCATTTCTTGTCTCACTTATATGCCATGTCTACCGAAAGGACAGATGtacaattcaatcaccaataTTCTCAACAGATAAGGAAACAAGTAGTGGTAGTACCACCAACTTAATTAGTCATAGATCAGGGGCTTCTTCAGTGCCAGAAACAAAATATGCAATAAATTCTCCAATTTATCATATCACAG GTTGTTTTCAGAAAGCCTCTTTCTTATTTGGGAGCCCAAAAGAAACTTATCATGGGaatatttttccattttcattAGCTGAACTGGAAAATGCAACAGAAAACTTTTCATCTTCCAACCTAATTGGGGTAGGGGGAAGTAGTTATGTATACCTTGGTCGGCTGAAAGATGGTAGCAATGTGGCAGTTAAACGACTAAAAGACCAAGGAGGGCCAGAAGCAGACTCTGCATTTTTCAAGGAG ATTGAACTATTAGCTAGACTTCACCATTGTCATTTGGTTCCTTTGCTTGGATACTGCTCCGAGTTAAAAGGAAAACATGTTCAGAGATTACTAGTATTTGACTACATGGCCAATGGAAATTTGAGGGACTGTTTAGATGGAGTTTCTGGAAAACATATCGATTGGGCCACTCGTGTTATGATTGCAATAGGAGCTGCAAGGGGCTTGGAGTATCTCCATGAAGCAGCTGCTCCAAGAATTCTTCATAGAGATGTCAAATCAACTAACATTCTTCTGGATGAAAATTGGCAAGCAAAA ATAACTGATCTTGGCATGGCTAAAAACTTGAGATCTGATGACCTCCCCAGCTGTTCAAATTCTCCAGCAAGAATGCAGGGAACATTTGGCTATTTTGCACCTGAGTATGCCATTGTTGGTAGAGCTTCTCTTGAGTCAGACGTCTTTAGTTTTGGGGTGGTTCTTCTTGAGCTTATCAGTGGTCGCCATCCCATCCATAAATCTACAGGCAAAGAAGAAAGCCTCGTTATATgg GCTACACCTCGCTTCCAGGATAGTAGGCGAGTAATAACGGAGTTGGTTGATCCCCAATTGAAAGGAAACTTCCCAGAAGAAGAGGTGCAGGTAATGGCATACTTAGCAAAGGAGTGTTTGCTGCTGGATCCCGACACTCGACCAACCATGAGCGAGGTTGTTCAGATTCTTTCGAGTATTTCCCCGGGAAAATCTAGGAGGAGAAGAAACATTCCAGCCAGCCTCTTTCAG CTGCTATCATAG